In Halovivax gelatinilyticus, the following are encoded in one genomic region:
- the gatA gene encoding Asp-tRNA(Asn)/Glu-tRNA(Gln) amidotransferase subunit GatA gives MSDAFITETEIEPADDGPLSGLTIAIKDNISTEGIRTTCASRMLESYVPPYDATVVSRVRDAGATIVGKTNMDEFGMGTTTETSYFGPTDNPAAPGRVPGGSSGGSAAAVAAGEADLALGSDTGGSIRCPAAFCGVVGLKPTYGLVSRYGLIAYANSLEQIGPFANTVEDAAELLDVIAGPDERDATTRESPDEESYASAADGDVDGTTIGVPTQLLDGADGAVVETFWNALDELESAGASYTEVDLPSVESAVAAYYVIATSEASSNLARYDGVRYGHASDSDGNWNDAFAQSREDGFGEEVKRRILLGTYALSAGYHDKYYKQAQDARAWIKQDFDRVLSDVDVLASPTMPVFPFERGEGLDDPLSLYLADANTVPVNLADLPAISVPAGTADGLPVGVQFVGPAFGERAVVRVGSALA, from the coding sequence ATGAGCGACGCATTCATCACTGAAACGGAAATTGAACCCGCCGACGACGGGCCGTTGTCGGGACTGACGATCGCGATCAAGGACAACATCTCGACGGAGGGAATACGGACGACCTGCGCCTCTCGGATGCTCGAATCGTACGTTCCGCCGTACGACGCCACGGTCGTCAGCCGCGTTCGCGACGCGGGAGCGACGATCGTCGGAAAGACCAACATGGACGAGTTCGGAATGGGGACGACGACGGAAACGTCGTACTTCGGACCGACCGACAATCCAGCGGCGCCCGGACGCGTTCCGGGAGGGTCGTCGGGCGGGTCGGCCGCCGCAGTCGCCGCCGGAGAGGCAGATCTCGCCCTGGGATCGGACACCGGTGGATCGATCCGCTGTCCGGCCGCGTTCTGCGGCGTCGTCGGACTCAAACCGACCTACGGGCTCGTCTCGCGGTACGGACTTATCGCCTACGCGAACAGTCTCGAACAGATCGGTCCGTTCGCGAACACGGTCGAGGACGCCGCCGAACTCCTCGACGTCATCGCCGGACCCGACGAACGCGACGCCACGACGCGCGAATCTCCAGACGAGGAGTCCTACGCTTCGGCCGCCGACGGCGACGTCGACGGGACGACGATCGGCGTCCCGACCCAGTTACTCGACGGCGCCGACGGGGCCGTCGTGGAGACGTTCTGGAACGCGTTAGACGAACTCGAATCGGCCGGGGCGAGTTACACCGAAGTCGACCTTCCCTCGGTCGAATCAGCCGTCGCAGCCTACTACGTCATCGCTACGTCCGAAGCGTCGTCCAACCTGGCCCGGTACGACGGCGTTCGATACGGCCACGCGAGCGACTCGGACGGAAACTGGAACGACGCGTTCGCCCAGAGCAGAGAGGACGGCTTCGGCGAAGAGGTCAAACGACGCATCCTCCTCGGCACGTACGCGCTCTCTGCAGGATACCACGACAAGTACTACAAACAGGCACAGGACGCTCGCGCGTGGATCAAGCAAGATTTCGACCGGGTGCTCTCAGACGTCGACGTGCTCGCCTCACCCACCATGCCAGTGTTTCCGTTCGAACGGGGCGAAGGACTCGACGATCCACTCTCGCTCTACCTCGCCGACGCGAACACCGTGCCGGTAAACCTCGCGGACCTCCCGGCGATCTCCGTCCCGGCCGGTACCGCAGATGGACTCCCGGTCGGCGTACAGTTCGTCGGCCCCGCGTTCGGGGAACGAGCGGTCGTTCGCGTCGGAAGCGCTCTCGCCTGA
- a CDS encoding 4Fe-4S ferredoxin N-terminal domain-containing protein, whose protein sequence is MSTNTEDESFHPLGEEWESELTSMLDDTEYDTDLGLAMAEDAQRLVAGELTEAEFHEKYHDDVMAEFGEDERPTAEAYEEAQEGGGLLDALASLKGDDEQSRRDVMKKMGVGGAFLGMGALTTAEDGVGDGIVQASEDERDGTQWGMTIDLEVCDGCLSCVQACGEENNLDQGVNWMYVLAYEDSNVSVPDDPDGPRDYPFLVRPCQHCTDAPCEKVCPTTARHTRSKDGLVLTDYDVCIGCRYCQVACPYGVNYFQWGEPDISDQQIVDQMNEEMGMDVERGEPGDHIVGDYSDYADGDEHLRRVDSRAPRGVMSKCTFCPTRQDGFSGDEMVGTTACQQACPPGAIQFGDVNDPASDASLYAEYPALGRAIEDLFGRARMAPTPEDVEEGLEEIDADEDDVDMDVIVEEAEIMDYEELALVRAIVVLTDDLEIDDYDRPRAMADDIEAARELVDALEDAGVDFEDERVRRVLRTGDESPDDAEAVLQGSYGSAESTFKLLEDIGTNPNVTYIGNEPGPSAEQVPGPVAYDSVTYDRADGSEPALVDNRKDVLDEETVRGI, encoded by the coding sequence ATGAGTACGAACACTGAGGATGAATCGTTCCATCCGCTCGGCGAGGAGTGGGAATCCGAGCTCACGTCGATGCTCGACGACACCGAGTACGACACCGATCTCGGTCTCGCCATGGCGGAAGACGCCCAGCGACTCGTCGCTGGTGAGTTGACGGAAGCCGAATTCCACGAGAAGTATCACGACGATGTGATGGCGGAATTCGGCGAGGACGAGCGCCCGACGGCCGAAGCCTACGAGGAGGCACAGGAAGGAGGCGGACTCTTAGACGCGCTCGCGTCACTGAAAGGCGACGACGAACAGAGCAGACGCGACGTCATGAAGAAGATGGGCGTCGGCGGTGCGTTCCTCGGAATGGGAGCACTGACGACCGCCGAAGACGGCGTCGGCGACGGCATCGTCCAGGCGAGCGAGGACGAGCGAGACGGTACCCAGTGGGGGATGACCATCGACCTCGAAGTCTGCGACGGCTGTCTCTCTTGCGTCCAGGCCTGTGGCGAGGAGAACAACCTGGACCAGGGGGTCAACTGGATGTACGTCCTCGCCTACGAGGACTCCAACGTCTCCGTTCCCGATGATCCAGATGGACCACGCGATTATCCGTTCCTCGTCCGCCCGTGTCAACACTGCACCGACGCACCCTGTGAGAAGGTCTGTCCGACGACGGCCAGACACACCCGCTCGAAGGACGGCCTCGTCCTGACCGACTACGACGTCTGTATTGGCTGTCGGTACTGTCAGGTCGCCTGTCCGTACGGCGTTAACTACTTCCAGTGGGGCGAACCCGACATCTCCGACCAGCAGATCGTCGATCAGATGAACGAGGAGATGGGAATGGACGTAGAGCGGGGCGAACCTGGCGACCACATCGTCGGCGATTACTCGGATTACGCCGACGGAGACGAACACCTCCGTCGGGTCGACAGTCGCGCCCCCCGCGGCGTGATGAGCAAGTGTACGTTCTGTCCGACCCGTCAGGACGGATTCTCCGGCGACGAGATGGTCGGGACGACCGCCTGCCAGCAGGCCTGTCCGCCCGGTGCGATCCAGTTCGGCGACGTCAACGACCCGGCCAGCGATGCGAGCCTCTACGCCGAGTATCCGGCGCTCGGCCGCGCGATCGAGGACCTCTTCGGCCGAGCACGAATGGCTCCGACCCCGGAGGACGTCGAGGAAGGACTCGAAGAGATCGACGCGGACGAAGACGACGTCGACATGGATGTCATCGTCGAGGAGGCCGAGATCATGGACTACGAGGAACTCGCACTCGTGCGAGCGATCGTCGTCCTGACCGACGATCTGGAAATCGACGACTACGATCGACCGCGAGCGATGGCCGACGACATCGAAGCCGCCCGCGAACTCGTCGATGCACTCGAAGACGCCGGCGTCGACTTCGAAGACGAGCGCGTTCGACGCGTTCTTCGAACGGGTGACGAGTCACCGGACGACGCTGAAGCCGTTCTCCAGGGATCCTACGGGAGCGCCGAATCGACGTTCAAGCTTCTCGAGGACATCGGCACGAATCCGAACGTGACGTACATCGGGAACGAACCCGGTCCGAGCGCAGAACAGGTTCCTGGCCCCGTCGCCTACGATTCCGTTACGTACGACCGCGCAGACGGTTCGGAACCGGCGCTCGTCGACAACCGGAAAGACGTGCTGGATGAAGAAACCGTGCGGGGGATCTAA
- a CDS encoding helix-turn-helix transcriptional regulator, with the protein MSIAELEAELSADERAGLELVRASGGIHQSEFWKELDVSSRKGSRIVERLVEKGLVNRDDAVYKGHNTYFITPTARDLDFTLLMAGDMLSPFIGEEEVDPNSDAFSQWIMNLAYEE; encoded by the coding sequence GTGAGTATCGCCGAACTCGAAGCGGAACTCTCGGCCGACGAGCGAGCGGGGCTCGAACTGGTCAGAGCGAGTGGTGGAATCCATCAGAGCGAGTTCTGGAAGGAACTCGACGTCTCCTCGAGGAAGGGGAGTCGAATCGTCGAACGTCTGGTCGAGAAGGGACTCGTCAACAGGGACGACGCCGTCTACAAGGGCCACAACACGTATTTCATCACTCCCACGGCGCGCGATCTGGATTTTACGCTCCTGATGGCCGGCGACATGCTCTCACCGTTTATCGGCGAGGAGGAAGTCGATCCGAACAGCGACGCGTTCTCTCAGTGGATCATGAACCTCGCCTACGAGGAGTGA
- a CDS encoding NRDE family protein, producing the protein MCTLALAWQQFDGTPVVVAANRDEALDRPAEPPDRFAEDPVVVAPRDTRAGGTWIGVNEYDLFVGITNRWTDADIAGDRSRGLLVADALRRESAETAISFVSDSCEQFEYSGFYLVVADADDAFVCDWDGTLSIESLEPGCHVVTNVGHIDSPTVPSRRRDAGHRQLSSGRLVRRALCAESTDTLNPSPSDAVTDWLDRAESVLGDHEYGVCRHENGFGTRSSSLVSLGAHREYRYADGPPCRTPFERVELESHL; encoded by the coding sequence GTGTGTACGCTCGCCCTCGCGTGGCAGCAGTTCGACGGGACTCCGGTCGTCGTGGCCGCCAATCGAGACGAGGCGCTCGACCGACCGGCTGAACCGCCGGATCGTTTCGCCGAGGATCCCGTCGTGGTCGCACCCCGAGACACGAGAGCCGGTGGCACCTGGATCGGGGTGAACGAGTACGATCTGTTCGTCGGGATCACCAATCGGTGGACCGACGCTGACATCGCTGGTGATCGTTCGCGAGGGTTGCTTGTCGCGGATGCGTTGCGTCGAGAATCGGCCGAGACCGCGATCTCGTTCGTCTCCGACTCCTGTGAGCAATTCGAGTACAGCGGGTTCTATCTGGTGGTCGCCGACGCCGACGACGCGTTCGTCTGCGACTGGGATGGAACGCTCTCTATCGAATCACTGGAACCGGGCTGCCACGTCGTCACGAACGTCGGTCACATCGATTCGCCGACCGTTCCGTCACGCCGGCGGGATGCGGGTCATCGTCAACTCTCGTCGGGCCGTCTCGTCCGTCGGGCGCTCTGTGCTGAGTCGACGGACACGCTCAATCCGTCTCCATCTGACGCCGTCACTGACTGGCTCGACCGAGCCGAATCGGTGCTCGGTGATCACGAGTACGGCGTCTGCCGGCACGAGAACGGATTCGGGACGCGTTCGTCATCGCTCGTCTCCCTCGGCGCCCACCGTGAGTATCGGTACGCCGACGGACCTCCCTGTCGCACTCCGTTCGAACGCGTCGAACTCGAAAGCCACCTTTAA
- the gatC gene encoding Asp-tRNA(Asn)/Glu-tRNA(Gln) amidotransferase subunit GatC, with protein MSNDAVSPDDVRHVGELARVNLSDEEVAQFTDDFSEIVEAFDVLDDVPSVDREAPLTNVLRPDESRETLNADQIFANAPETEDGRFKGPNVS; from the coding sequence ATGAGCAACGACGCCGTTAGCCCCGACGACGTACGCCACGTCGGAGAGCTGGCACGAGTGAACCTCTCCGACGAGGAGGTCGCGCAATTTACGGACGATTTTAGCGAGATCGTCGAGGCGTTCGACGTTCTCGACGACGTTCCGTCGGTAGACCGGGAGGCGCCTCTTACGAACGTGCTCAGACCGGACGAATCACGAGAAACGCTGAACGCCGACCAGATCTTCGCCAACGCGCCAGAAACCGAGGACGGCCGGTTCAAAGGTCCCAACGTGTCCTGA
- a CDS encoding Mrp/NBP35 family ATP-binding protein — MSQTSDDVYDALRAIEDPELGDDIVSLGLVNDVSVEDDTATVSVALNTPFAPSELDLGTEIRDAIDELGLEPDLRARVSADIGFDNELLPRVKNVIAVSSGKGGVGKTTVAANLAAGLEKMGAMVGLLDADIHGPNVPRILPVESDPGVTPDDNLVPPRSDGVRVISTGFLLEDDDDPAMLRGPMVNKFMMKFFEGVEWGRLDYLVVDLPPGTGDATLNLLQAMPVTGTVIVTTPQDMALDDTRKGIGMYREHNTPVLGVVENMSTFVCPSCGDEHRLLGDESAIEATLEDFSVPLVGSLPMHPDFGTDGSDGAVVKDEASPISGQVEAIVEAIADRISVVNRTKVAKHRSDDDADEAKSPIKSEYDVFD, encoded by the coding sequence ATGAGCCAGACATCAGACGACGTATACGATGCCCTCCGAGCCATCGAGGATCCGGAACTCGGAGACGACATCGTTTCACTCGGCCTCGTCAACGACGTGTCGGTCGAGGACGACACCGCGACCGTCTCAGTCGCACTGAATACACCCTTCGCGCCGTCGGAACTCGACCTGGGTACAGAAATTAGAGACGCAATCGACGAACTCGGGCTCGAACCCGACTTACGCGCCCGCGTTAGTGCAGACATTGGGTTCGATAACGAACTCCTCCCGCGGGTGAAAAACGTGATCGCCGTCTCGTCCGGGAAGGGCGGCGTCGGAAAGACGACCGTCGCCGCCAATCTGGCGGCGGGATTAGAGAAGATGGGCGCGATGGTCGGCCTACTCGATGCTGATATTCACGGTCCGAACGTGCCGCGAATCCTCCCGGTCGAGAGCGACCCCGGCGTCACGCCTGACGATAATCTGGTGCCGCCACGTTCGGATGGCGTCCGCGTCATTAGCACCGGATTTCTCTTAGAAGACGACGACGATCCGGCCATGCTGCGCGGTCCGATGGTCAACAAATTCATGATGAAGTTCTTCGAGGGCGTCGAGTGGGGCCGACTCGACTACCTCGTCGTCGACCTGCCGCCGGGGACGGGAGACGCGACGTTGAACCTCTTACAGGCGATGCCCGTCACCGGCACCGTCATCGTCACCACGCCACAGGACATGGCGCTCGACGACACGCGAAAGGGGATCGGCATGTACCGCGAACACAATACGCCGGTCCTTGGCGTCGTCGAGAACATGAGCACGTTCGTCTGTCCGAGTTGTGGCGACGAACACCGCCTCCTGGGCGACGAGTCCGCCATCGAAGCGACGCTCGAAGACTTTTCGGTCCCGCTGGTCGGTTCGTTACCGATGCACCCTGACTTCGGAACCGACGGCTCGGACGGCGCGGTCGTCAAGGACGAAGCGAGCCCGATATCCGGGCAGGTCGAGGCCATCGTCGAGGCGATCGCAGATCGAATCAGCGTCGTCAACCGAACGAAAGTGGCGAAACACCGCTCGGATGACGACGCGGACGAGGCAAAATCACCGATCAAGAGCGAGTACGACGTGTTCGACTGA
- a CDS encoding asparagine synthase C-terminal domain-containing protein — translation MTARNALSFGWTADSTALVRNAIERRDPLPGVAGFAGSIDGRLVRDVLGRVPLYVERELIETDESNTAIEFDDWSHSPTTLVDPVTYPPGCVGDPSNPTSVWDLPAPEPASDHASICSNIDATIRRILGDVETDRTAVAFSGGVDSALLASMLDVPLYTVGFPDGHDLEAARSAAAAMSRTDDLRVRELTIDEVERAIPRVAHATGRTNAMDVAIGTSVYLVAEAAARDGIDRLVFGQGADELFGGYEKIARLDHRVEANSVRGAVTEQLKTVSDQLPRDILAVEAAGVTPVFPYLHDDLIADALRLGPEHLVSASARKITLRQVASVHLPDSISTREKKALQYGSLVSRELDRLARRAGYKRRMDDHVRLYVESRLEERESTKRTDYPGG, via the coding sequence ATGACGGCTCGAAACGCGCTCTCGTTCGGCTGGACCGCCGACTCGACTGCCCTCGTCCGAAACGCGATCGAACGGCGCGATCCGTTGCCAGGTGTGGCGGGATTCGCCGGATCGATCGACGGCAGGCTCGTTCGCGACGTGCTCGGTCGCGTCCCGCTGTACGTCGAACGAGAGCTGATCGAGACGGACGAATCGAACACCGCTATCGAATTCGACGACTGGAGTCACTCGCCGACGACGCTCGTCGATCCCGTCACCTATCCACCCGGCTGCGTCGGTGACCCGTCGAACCCGACGTCGGTCTGGGATCTTCCAGCTCCGGAACCGGCGTCAGATCACGCGTCGATCTGCTCGAATATCGACGCGACGATTCGTCGAATCCTCGGAGACGTAGAAACCGACCGAACGGCCGTTGCATTCTCCGGCGGAGTCGACTCGGCCCTGCTCGCATCGATGCTCGACGTCCCGCTTTACACCGTCGGCTTTCCCGACGGACACGACCTCGAAGCGGCGAGATCGGCGGCCGCGGCGATGAGCCGAACCGATGACCTCCGCGTTCGTGAACTCACGATCGATGAGGTCGAACGGGCGATTCCACGCGTCGCGCACGCTACCGGTCGGACGAACGCGATGGACGTCGCGATCGGAACGTCGGTCTACCTGGTCGCCGAAGCGGCCGCGCGCGACGGGATCGATCGACTGGTATTCGGCCAAGGGGCGGACGAACTCTTTGGCGGGTATGAAAAGATCGCCAGGCTGGATCACCGAGTCGAAGCGAACTCGGTTCGTGGAGCCGTCACAGAACAACTGAAGACGGTCTCGGACCAGCTGCCGCGTGATATCCTGGCGGTCGAAGCTGCCGGTGTAACACCGGTGTTTCCGTATCTTCACGACGACCTGATCGCAGACGCACTCCGTCTGGGACCGGAACACCTCGTCTCGGCGTCGGCACGAAAGATAACGCTTCGGCAGGTTGCGAGTGTTCACCTTCCCGATTCGATTTCAACGAGAGAGAAGAAGGCGCTCCAGTACGGCAGTCTGGTTTCTCGCGAACTCGATCGACTCGCCCGCCGTGCCGGCTACAAGCGCCGGATGGACGATCACGTTCGGTTGTACGTCGAGTCGCGTCTCGAAGAGAGGGAGTCGACAAAACGTACCGATTATCCCGGTGGCTGA
- the nrfD gene encoding NrfD/PsrC family molybdoenzyme membrane anchor subunit — translation MSTKTPTEDDILRPIKNTTSKWFVLFGIAGLAFGLFLIGWAYQLMYGLEVTGLSDWGSGGGVTWGLYIGAFIWWVGIAHGGIILSAAVRLLGMERYMPVARMAELLTIGGLSAAGFYIIVHMGRPDRMVTSVLGHYHITVHNSPLVWDVTVITAYFVLTATYLGLTLRYDISRMREDLPSHFSPVYSALTYGYTEEEDEVIERMVWWVAAAIIIMAPLLLHGGVIPWLFALLPTYPAWFGGIQGPVFLSIALTSAISGVIIISAAFTRAYNWDHIITEDVFRGLLLWLGFFCLMFVWFQLQRIITGSFFAGISGTYATQAMLSSVIYVGALAAVMAVLIFIFAQALRPSLFTKTRALVAAVFVLGATLFEKTFFVVEGFQTVEFSIYEGVPGPYFPSLIEMSSVLGTIGMVTIIFLLVSKVVPVVELHAVEHLQEGHEPEQEAPQEVEA, via the coding sequence ATGAGCACGAAAACGCCGACCGAGGACGACATCCTCCGACCGATCAAGAACACGACCTCGAAGTGGTTCGTGCTGTTCGGCATTGCTGGCCTCGCGTTCGGGCTCTTTCTGATCGGCTGGGCCTACCAGCTCATGTACGGTCTCGAAGTGACCGGCCTCTCCGACTGGGGATCCGGCGGCGGCGTCACTTGGGGACTGTACATCGGCGCCTTTATCTGGTGGGTCGGGATCGCCCACGGCGGCATTATCCTCTCAGCGGCGGTTCGACTTCTCGGCATGGAGCGCTACATGCCCGTTGCCCGGATGGCCGAACTGCTGACGATCGGTGGACTGTCTGCGGCCGGATTCTACATCATCGTCCACATGGGCCGACCGGACCGGATGGTGACGAGCGTCCTCGGACACTATCACATCACCGTCCACAACTCGCCACTCGTGTGGGACGTGACGGTCATTACGGCTTACTTCGTCCTGACGGCGACCTACCTCGGTCTGACGCTGCGCTACGACATCTCGCGCATGCGCGAAGACCTTCCGAGTCACTTCTCACCGGTGTACTCGGCGCTGACGTACGGCTACACCGAAGAAGAAGACGAGGTCATTGAACGGATGGTCTGGTGGGTCGCCGCCGCGATCATCATCATGGCTCCGCTCTTGCTTCACGGCGGTGTGATCCCGTGGCTGTTCGCACTGCTGCCGACCTATCCGGCCTGGTTCGGAGGCATTCAGGGGCCGGTGTTCCTCTCGATCGCGCTTACATCCGCGATCAGTGGGGTCATCATCATCTCCGCGGCGTTCACGCGCGCGTACAACTGGGACCACATCATCACTGAAGACGTCTTCCGCGGCCTGCTACTCTGGCTCGGATTCTTCTGTCTGATGTTCGTCTGGTTCCAGCTCCAGCGGATCATCACCGGATCGTTCTTCGCCGGTATCTCTGGCACGTACGCGACACAGGCGATGCTCAGCTCGGTCATCTACGTCGGCGCGCTCGCCGCCGTCATGGCCGTGCTGATCTTCATCTTCGCCCAGGCGTTGCGTCCGTCGCTCTTTACGAAGACCCGTGCGCTCGTCGCTGCGGTCTTTGTACTGGGGGCGACACTGTTCGAGAAGACGTTCTTCGTCGTCGAGGGATTCCAGACGGTGGAGTTCTCCATCTACGAGGGTGTCCCCGGGCCCTACTTCCCGAGCCTGATCGAGATGTCCTCGGTCCTGGGAACGATCGGAATGGTTACCATCATCTTCCTGCTCGTCTCGAAGGTCGTCCCCGTGGTCGAACTCCACGCCGTAGAGCACCTACAGGAGGGACACGAACCGGAACAGGAAGCTCCACAGGAGGTTGAAGCATGA
- a CDS encoding PHP domain-containing protein: MQTVELHTHTSRSYDGRDPVDLVLEQAQAVGLDAIAITDHDEIEASLEAVERAPSYDLLAIPGVEISSKAGHVLGIGIEEAVPPGLSFAETLNGIRERGGIAIVPHPFQESRHGVMARITRTELAAADAIEVYNSRLLTGRSNRQARKFADSHGIPMTAGSDAHISEMVGQAVTHVHSEERSVEAIVEAIAAGQTTVDGKRTPWHISFRQAAGGVKRRVVNSLGGMF, from the coding sequence GTGCAGACGGTGGAACTTCACACCCACACGTCCCGATCGTACGACGGACGCGACCCGGTGGACCTCGTGTTAGAACAGGCCCAGGCCGTCGGTCTCGACGCCATCGCCATCACCGACCACGACGAGATCGAGGCGAGTCTGGAAGCCGTCGAACGGGCGCCGTCGTACGATCTACTCGCCATCCCGGGAGTCGAAATTTCGAGCAAGGCCGGCCACGTGCTCGGAATCGGCATCGAAGAGGCCGTTCCCCCGGGGCTCTCGTTTGCCGAAACCCTAAACGGGATTCGCGAGCGGGGCGGGATCGCGATCGTACCGCACCCGTTCCAGGAGTCGCGACACGGCGTCATGGCCAGAATCACTCGAACCGAACTCGCCGCCGCCGACGCGATCGAAGTCTACAACTCCCGTTTGCTCACCGGCCGATCGAACCGCCAGGCCAGGAAGTTCGCCGACTCTCACGGCATACCGATGACGGCCGGCAGCGACGCACACATCAGCGAAATGGTCGGCCAGGCCGTCACACACGTACACTCCGAAGAGCGTAGCGTCGAGGCGATCGTCGAGGCGATCGCGGCCGGACAGACGACGGTCGACGGAAAACGAACCCCCTGGCACATCAGCTTCCGACAAGCCGCCGGCGGCGTCAAACGACGCGTCGTCAACAGTCTCGGTGGAATGTTCTAA